CCAGTTGTTTAGGCTATGTGGTGATGGGTTAGACTGGCAGTCACCAGCTCCGCGTGGGTagtaatttatcgtaattaaaataatataaactttcctatcttttaagttgtatCAAACTCTACATGgcgtgcaaatttgattaaaatcggtgtAGTAGCTTAGGAGTAGGTatatcgcggacaaacaatgtgatacgtaatttatattatatattaaaataagatataaaagcaataaatgttACCAAGTTTTACCATAAAACACTTCAGGTAGGACAAACCGTACGTGTATAACACACGTAACATTTCTTTGATTAGAAGTGACGCACATCGAACGACGCGAGTGAATAAAAgattgtattaatatagtatCGATAAACCACCTAAGGTCGAACGCTAATGAGCGGTGACGTCAGCACTTCCCACGCGGCCACCGTATGGTGGAAAAGCTCTTTGTTACGTTTAACGGTGCTTGTTTTCCTTTAGACTACAACAACCTTACAATGTAAAACATGGCTTAGTACTGGAATAGACTGAATTGAAacaaactaatttaataattactatactATCGATTGAATGTTACAGTTACTTTATATTCGGGGCTGTTATATACAATCCTCTATATACGCAAAGTACGTGGACGACTGTGAATTACGCAAATTTACCGGTGTTACATATCTCGtctttatatcatattattgtatatccGTTTAATACACAATAACACGATGTACCTCTGAGCATACAATAACATATGCTTACCTACCTGCTGCGTAGTCAAAAAGTAATGTGACAAGACACAGGAGAACTCTGAGATACAAAAGGTTTCCTATCCCACCTGAGGGTTCTTCTCTTTTAAGTCCGATTTccttaccactgagccaccattgcTCTACTTGACGTATctagaataaatgaaatccAGGTCGTTAaacaattgattaaaaatttcagtATAAACAAGATCCGAACGCTAGGCGACTTCGCCGCGTGCCGGCGGCTGCGAGAGCTCTACGTGCGCAAGAACGAGATCCGCGACCTCGCCGAGATCCGCCACCTGCGCCACCTGCCGGACCTCACTAGTCTGTGGCTTGACGAGAACCCCTGCACCCTGCATCCGGAGTAAGTTTATATGACATGCTGgacaaaggagctggtgggtcgcctgatggtaagcgttaccaccgcACATGatcatttgtagaggtgtagGGTCGATTGCAATCTTTACACCTAtttaaatggattgccgactttaaattggaaagggatttaggaaggattgacgagaggaataaaggaaaggattgggaagtGTATGTAAAAGggtataggcctccggctctcccactAACCGAACGAAATATAGCAGCATGCTATTATATGCTGTCCTCTGCACGGGTGTGATAATTTCCCGGTGTGACCCGGCCCTAGTTTCGGAGCATATTCAATACAAGcaagcaaacaaacagacagattcttcctctttataatatacaagtgTGTACCTAAATATGCAAACAATGTTCCAAAAgccataattataattccaGGTACAGAATGACGGTGCTCAGGAACCTGCCAAACCTGGAAAAGTTGGACAACGTGGCTGTACATCCCGAAGAGGTCAGTTTATCTTAGTTTCTTATGGATACGTACCTATGGGTAAAACGGGACCCTCCTACTAATACTTCGCTGTCGTTCCGTCTGCCAACAGGCACTACAAACCGTGATAGTAGGACAGTTGAAAATTTTCAGAACTAATGTAATTCTGGAGCCGCTATCGAGGCTAAGCAACGGTTGACACGGAAATTAATTGGATGGGCGACAGATTTTTTAACAGTTACTACGGAACCATTAGTGTCGCGGATCCGACTCGCGCTTGaccaaattatttatcaccAATTACTACTGAAACATGTCGTAAAAACGCCTTCCGCAATAGAAATGTCTTTGATACAAAAGTctgttgattttatttgaactttGAAACCGTCTATGATGAAACTTACCGTTTTATTGAAGgtgttcaaattcaaatttgaatttgatgttGATAACTAATCTgttgaacatttttattttatgtcatgtaCGACGCAATACGATACtatgtaagtttttaatacattttcaggTGCAAGAGGCGATGCGGCGCGGCGTGCACATACCTGACTCTGATGATGAAGGGTATCCGCAGCAGGTTCGGCACCGTCATGACTATTAGAATATTAGTAGTTCTCCttcttaataaaacaaacgcgtattaatataatattataacgtatacataataaacatttgattCAATGACACACCTTTAATTGATAtcaaaaagatatatattaagatgatttttttttcttcttcttctgcgtgttaaattgtaaatgaaataatgaaaagaaCGTAAATAATTTCCAGCACGACACATACAGCCAGTGTCGAAGCCAGCGCTCGTGCGAGTCGAGCCCCGAGCGCGAGCCCGACCAGTTCTACCGCGCGCAGCGGCTCGACCAGGTGcgacacacacacaaacacacacacacgtaccagcagcatacaaataaaaaaaacctacacACACCAAATAAACATGCACATTCCCACACAGTATAAAcgtatatacacatacacttTCATAGTATACTTAAACACCCGACTTACATATACACAAACACGCATACCTCACCGcagtatgtatgtgtatttatgttcaaagatgtatatgtatatatatgcatatagaTCTTTGAATGTAAACATATCTATACGATATTTTATGTGTGcacttttaaaaatcatatgtTATACAAGTTAGgttgtaaaatattgtctttttttattcttacaaTACTTTGTGCATAACTGTTTTGTCATTTTAACTAACAGcataatgtaattttgtgtACTTTGTTTTAcaactacaaataaaaaatatcgaagCAGTTGAGAAGTTTCTCTAATCGTTACAGTACTAGATCGATACCGTGAAATCCTCAATATTTatcttaacatttatttatggcCCATATTTCTCttgaatgtttaataaacaaagcGTAACCATAGCAACCATATTGTGTGTGACTAATACTCGTGATTAACaagcgtgtgtgtgtgtgtgacaAGGTGCACAACAGCGACGGCTCCGTGGAGGAGGCGCCGGAGCCGCGCTCGCCCACCGCGCCGCAGGTGAGCGGGACGGGGGGAGGGAGGGGAGGGGAGGGGAGTGCGAGCGGCACGTGGACGCGGAGGTGTGGgtgtaattatgtataatgaatGCCGGTAGAGTGGGGTGTTCTAAAATAATCTGGGTGGAGTTCAAAACGGAACCAGTTTTTTTCATTCCCTCACTCTTTCTCTCTCTCCCTCTCTCCCTTTTAGACTacgatacatttattttgttttaatttttaaacaaaatgtttaactTGTTTCTtgggaaattaattatttggcattttgcatattattggtattcatatttaacaaattgctTTGCTgctttatctatactaatgttataaagctgaagagtttctttgtttgttcaagtaaaaattttttcagttttagatagcccatttattaaggaaagctttaatctatatatataccacgggtgaagccggggcggaccgctagctaataaataatagtaaatctttataaacttttacattaCTACAATTATATTCGTAGACACAAAATACTTTGTTGGTTAAAAACTGCGTGTTAGTTAgaattgtgaaataattaggtgtatatttatgtgtgtgtgtgtgtgtgtgcgtgcagTGCCCGCTGTCGCCGCTGGGCCGCGCGGCGTCGCCGGAGGACGAGCGGTACGAGCACCCCGCCATGACCTCCTCGCACTACGAGGTGGGTACCAGCCGCCTCCCACTCACCTTATATACACACCCATAGCCGTTTTGTGTGTTTCATACTGtacatgaaaattaaaatgcatgtgtgtgtgtgtgtgtgtgtgtaccaTCGATACTGTATTAAAAGTTGTGCTTTTTGTTTTACCTCTTGCTGGAATTGCATTCATTcgctagttttttttttttatgctataagcgggcaactgagccggtatgtcgcctgatggtgaacgctaccaccgcacatgaacatttggaaaaGCGCAAAGGTCGATtccagaccttacgcctctacaaatgggtTGCCGATAGTTCTCCCTCTCTCTTGTTGCATGTAacctaaatacatatatataactcaaaggtgactaaCTGtgatagtgatctatcaacgcataGCCTGAACATGCAAATGGATGTTACGATTATATAAAAgctaagaaagaatttttataaaattgactccgaaggggataaaataggggatggaagtttgtaccatgagaatttattaacacaacgcgggcgaagctgcgagcaacagctagtataataatatgtaacctCCACAGCCCCGCGGCCCCCGCTCGCCCGACGCGGCCTCCCTGCGGCACTCCGTCTCCGCGCACAGCGTCAAGGTGCGTTCTGTTCTCGTTCTATGTTTGTTGTTTCAAGTACACAAAATCATCCGAATCCGCTTCACAATGTAGCAATCCTTATTTATgcgaaaatgtgtttgttcgTATGTCTGTCGTCATCGCAACAGagcaattttatgatatgatttttgtgtctggataGTTGGGTGGGTCAGAGAATGGCACTGCAATTGTTGCCTTGTATATAAGGAAACGCGGGGTCTTCTTCTACTcgttcgtttttttttttactaagcAATGCTCAAACTGTTTCACTTttaatatcgaaatatatTAGCATTCGAGaagcatatataaaaatgatattgttGCGAAATGATCCGATGCCAGGATCCGAGGTTAGATGACatcgattaataaaataactacttcctatttattctttttgcaATTAAATCTTGGTATTCATTAACATCCATAATGTTCATTGCTTAtcctttataatatgtgtaacTGTTATTTCTTGACCGGTGACTTGCAACCCAATTATTCTATACATACGTCGGGCATCAGTCTCTCACAAATGTTACTCATACACAAtagattaaacaatatattatacgcataacgaattttgatgagaattataaataagtaattaattaatttattattacgataGGACTACGCGTACTCGAACAGCAACGGCGAGTGGCGGCAGTACGGCGCCGCGCCGCACGAGCCCGCCGAGCGAGCCGACCGGTGAGCACGGGCGCACATACACACGCCGACGCACACATTCATTTACACACCTAGACACACACCTACACATACGCACGCAACAAAcgtatacacacacacacacacacacatatttcAGCACACGtagacatatacatatacacgcaaacaaacatataaaacgcAAAACACACACCTCGACTCACCTGTATGCATTTGCACTCgcatacatatacacatacacgCCCAGTCCCAAACACGTTCCACAATATACAACACACACGCGTTTATATATGCGCGCACTCACGTGTgtgcacacacacacgtataataaatgtatccCACTTCGCACACACACAACTCAGGCAAGTTTGCCAGGGAGTATTTATTAGTCTCAGAACGCGTGTACCAAAAATTCCCACACATAAAATACGTCATATTAGCTTATATTATTGTCAGTTATCTATTTGTTCTCTTTGCATCTTTTTGTGTAGTCCAAGTAGATGAAATCTATTTGAATCTTCATTTGCTAGAGTATACAGGTATATAGTTAGTTTGACGTCAAAAAAACAGTCATATTATTGATTTCTtcataatactttatattaatatatataaatattttgatcgattgtataaataaatatataacagtgGTTCCTCCAGAAGCGACACATACTCGGTGCGCGAATGGGAACGCCCCGAGCGGGCGGAGCGCGGCGAGCGAAGCGAACCGAGAGCGCGCGAGCGAAGCGAACGCGAATATCCGTCCGCCGTTATGGGCGAGAGGCGCGGCTTCACACGGCGACCGGTTGCTAGGGTGAGCGatgattatttatctttatctgtttatttcccactgtaattttaaaattataatttttttgttgaattagATTCGTTTTGGTATGAAATTGttgatattcaattatatcttgattgaatagaattattttaatgttttgaaaacaAAGATTAATcccatttacatatttaaatgttattattttttaacttgtaaaatatttataatatactttacaGAATTCAAACCTGCTCTCCGCGGTGCTGTGCCTGGTGAAGGAGTTGGATTATCCCAGTCTGGAAGTTGCTGAAATGGCCGTCAGGTATGACGCTGGGGGCACGGCAGTACCCCCGCCGTACATCTGctgcatacaaatattataaagaggaagagtTTCTGAGTCTTTACAACGCGTTGTAGGCGGTAATCTCAGTAACTGCTGAACCGAATTTTAACTGTAAATGTTagggtttattttattttgtttttttccagTGTCAACGCGTGCGGAGACGAGCgacttgttttttataaaaaaaaacaataataattatttataaaacttgtcCAAAAGCCATAATATTGTCTCAGTGTCTATCGCATGTCATCCTTACTAAGATTATAAAAGCGAATGTAATGAACCTTGATAATAGGATATATGGTATATTTTGCCCGAACTGATTATTGTTCcacaatttatgaaattgttcaaagaaaatattttattaaataaatattgttatttcagATGTCGTATGGATGAGTTAGCTAACAGCCAGTGACATAAGGCCACTACTGACTAAAGTTGGCTAAAAACGTGGCTATGGCTGACTTTAGCTGGATAACGTTAGCTGTACCTGGCTTAAACCAACTAAAAGTGTGTCAATTCTGAAAGAAATGTCAGCCAATACTCACTTAATGTAGCTAAACCAGGCTAATATTGTCTTGAGATGACTAAAATGGACGAAAGTGACGAAGCATCTAATGGATTGTGATAGTGCTATTTGTGACCTTACGGACGAGTGTATAAAGTCGAAATTTGTGTGAATAGTGACTATGTGATAGATATCGCGTTAGGTGGCTAACAGTCAGTTTCATAACTTCTGGATATTCCCATGAGCTTATCTGTCAGTTAAAATGAAAGGTGTTGTCTAAGCTACAAGTGAGTTTACCAGCAAAGCGTGAAACTGGCACTTGatgttcaaataatataatgtgtgtGCACATTTAGGCACCCTAATTAGCGTTGCGTTGATAACTTCTGACTTAATTTAAGATCATTTTCACGATCaaaatatggaaaaaaaatcaatatatgtatagaatgAATTTGAAAAGTTAAGAATGGATGGTTTAATGTCGTGGTATAATGAAGGTAGTTTATgtcaatattgttatttacaatGAATCACTTAATGTATATGTTACAAACAAAACTCAAAGCCAGTCAAAACACCTTGGCAGCGACCTTTGACCGATGCCTTCAGTTAAACACTTGAATGATTTCTGCAGTGAAGTCATTTTGACCAGCGGAGTTTTAGTTGTAACATATACAACGGTGTGAAATATATGTTTAGACGAGTAATACATAAGTTTTGGATTGAGAtatcacattattattaaataattaaaaaattaatatacacaatattgtgtatgacttattttaatgctatttggttattttaaatgcagtatatgattaatgaattatttaattattcacgtatttacaaaattgtttaataatgataatatgtatacttGAGGGAACTTAAAAAATGGcatgttaatgttattattggcTAGCTACACGGGCAAAAGCAAGTTAGCTCACGTGTTTTTCTGGTACATAAGCTGCTTCACTGCCGAGCATTATCAAAACCCGTTCAGTGATTttcacgtgaaagagtaacaagctCACATACATAGGACATTTGGTCAATAAAATTCTGCCCCATGGAGTCTAGGTTTTGAAGTAGtgaaatcgaaaaaaaaataatgttctaatgtatataaaaagcgttagccccataccccactacgGGACATTATAGTTGAAATATAGTATACaatgtgttaaatatatgttatattcgtATATCGaattaatgtttcaaaatgaaatatgaaataaagacTTGAATGAATTCACTTATTAGCTAGTCACATGTGAGGTTTAATGACCGTGCTCATTTGAATCTAGATTCTAGAACCTAGGCGATTTAGACTCGGAGACGCTAAGAGGAAGGAAATGAGACGTCAATTTGTAGTTCAGATCTAATTACTGAACCCGCAGAGTGAGAATTAACTAGATCCACAGATCAGTAACCTTTCCCACCTCTCATCAttatcctttccttttcctttctcAAAAAGCTGGAGGCGTTAGGCTGCAAATGTTGGTGGGGCGGTGTtgatcgctcaccatcaggcgaagcaGTCCCATTTCTAACTTTAACGAAAAAAGATCTAATCTGAATACACTTAAAGTctagatttattattgtaatggcTTTTCAGCTCATTTAGGAATCTGAAGCTGAGTTTTAGGTATTTAGCTAGGCTATAGATTATGTCTAAGATATTTTCCCgctcaaaattatattagccATTATACcttgaatatgtattttgttagaTCATTGTCATGCCATCTCCCTCGCACATATTGGCTTCAAGTAAGATAGAGTGAGACAACACACGAGTCCATTTTATACATCACATTGAAATGGTATATGTAATGGTAGGTATTCCAACGCCtttgtaaatacaaaatgtatttttttataaatgtacgcGTAGGCCAGCTTTTTATTAGTTCCTAATAAATtgcgaaaataaattaaaaattagctCACCGCCTAGATAACGTTagcgtatttaaaattaacgatttttttatatttaagtgtgAATCCATCCCGATGTatagttatgttatttttagtgCAATATGGTTGTAGACCAAGAGAACATGGGCAGGTACGGTTCggaattaattgtataagatTGTTGCTTtattagatgttttttttatttctgttatattttttttaaatagtgcTTTGGGATATAAATACTCGGATGAATATCCTCAAAGTTCTTTTTAGTGTTACTTCTCGTATCtctttacaaaataacattttactatagactatattttgatttcatccttatattaataaaatgtattaattagatattaaaagtattatttattttctaaaagaaaaaaactccTTACAATTGACAAGTGTGTGACGTCACCAATGTTTAAACTACCCTGCACTcctaactttataattataatgcaatataaatattgatccttggattttgatatttatcgAGAGAGAGTTATGTTAAATTCAACTgaagaaaataattctttaacaGTTTAGAAAGAACAAAATTCTGTGCTTGCAATGCGATCTTTTAGATATGCTATCCTGCTCGTACTTGTTATTCCATACGTGCGTTTCTTTCTCGCACATGGATTAGTAAACTTGACAAGCCAAATGTATAGTTTGTTCTCTCATAGCTTTGTCCCTTTCTCTCACTAGGAAAAATGTGACAAGTGAGAGCTCACATTTTAACGTATTAATGCTATCACGCTCTAGCAAAGCGTTCTCTATATGTGAG
This is a stretch of genomic DNA from Zerene cesonia ecotype Mississippi unplaced genomic scaffold, Zerene_cesonia_1.1 Zces_u014, whole genome shotgun sequence. It encodes these proteins:
- the LOC119839385 gene encoding cilia- and flagella-associated protein 410 isoform X1, which translates into the protein MARLTEEMVIARSKQSDLSAIKKLNCWGAELGDVSLLRRMPNVEVLAFSINKIRTLGDFAACRRLRELYVRKNEIRDLAEIRHLRHLPDLTSLWLDENPCTLHPEYRMTVLRNLPNLEKLDNVAVHPEEVQEAMRRGVHIPDSDDEGYPQQHDTYSQCRSQRSCESSPEREPDQFYRAQRLDQVHNSDGSVEEAPEPRSPTAPQCPLSPLGRAASPEDERYEHPAMTSSHYEPRGPRSPDAASLRHSVSAHSVKDYAYSNSNGEWRQYGAAPHEPAERADRGSSRSDTYSVREWERPERAERGERSEPRARERSEREYPSAVMGERRGFTRRPVARNSNLLSAVLCLVKELDYPSLEVAEMAVRCRMDELANSQ
- the LOC119839385 gene encoding cilia- and flagella-associated protein 410 isoform X2; the encoded protein is MARLTEEMVIARSKQSDLSAIKKLNCWGAELGDVSLLRRMPNVEVLAFSINKIRTLGDFAACRRLRELYVRKNEIRDLAEIRHLRHLPDLTSLWLDENPCTLHPEYRMTVLRNLPNLEKLDNVAVHPEEVQEAMRRGVHIPDSDDEGYPQQHDTYSQCRSQRSCESSPEREPDQFYRAQRLDQVHNSDGSVEEAPEPRSPTAPQCPLSPLGRAASPEDERYEHPAMTSSHYEPRGPRSPDAASLRHSVSAHSVKDYAYSNSNGEWRQYGAAPHEPAERADRSDTYSVREWERPERAERGERSEPRARERSEREYPSAVMGERRGFTRRPVARNSNLLSAVLCLVKELDYPSLEVAEMAVRCRMDELANSQ
- the LOC119839385 gene encoding cilia- and flagella-associated protein 410 isoform X4; translated protein: MARLTEEMVIARSKQSDLSAIKKLNCWGAELGDVSLLRRMPNVEVLAFSINKIRTLGDFAACRRLRELYVRKNEIRDLAEIRHLRHLPDLTSLWLDENPCTLHPEYRMTVLRNLPNLEKLDNVAVHPEEVQEAMRRGVHIPDSDDEGYPQQHDTYSQCRSQRSCESSPEREPDQFYRAQRLDQPRGPRSPDAASLRHSVSAHSVKDYAYSNSNGEWRQYGAAPHEPAERADRGSSRSDTYSVREWERPERAERGERSEPRARERSEREYPSAVMGERRGFTRRPVARNSNLLSAVLCLVKELDYPSLEVAEMAVRCRMDELANSQ
- the LOC119839385 gene encoding cilia- and flagella-associated protein 410 isoform X3 — its product is MARLTEEMVIARSKQSDLSAIKKLNCWGAELGDVSLLRRMPNVEVLAFSINKIRTLGDFAACRRLRELYVRKNEIRDLAEIRHLRHLPDLTSLWLDENPCTLHPEYRMTVLRNLPNLEKLDNVAVHPEEVQEAMRRGVHIPDSDDEGYPQQHDTYSQCRSQRSCESSPEREPDQFYRAQRLDQCPLSPLGRAASPEDERYEHPAMTSSHYEPRGPRSPDAASLRHSVSAHSVKDYAYSNSNGEWRQYGAAPHEPAERADRGSSRSDTYSVREWERPERAERGERSEPRARERSEREYPSAVMGERRGFTRRPVARNSNLLSAVLCLVKELDYPSLEVAEMAVRCRMDELANSQ